The genomic segment GCAACTTTGGATAAACAAGGAAAAGGCAGCTATTGAGTTGTCAAATGTAGTAGGCCACTTATGGCTGGACAAGTCTATAGAGCTTATGTTGTTCAGGAGACCACTTTTTGATGTCAGCATCACAGAAATTTTGAATGACCATCTGTTTGCAAAAAAATATGTTAAAGAAAGTAATCTGGATGTTTTTCTCACGCTAAAATTGGCAAAAGCTCTTTCAGAAATTGAAATTGCTCCTTCAAGAATAGATATCGGCAGATTGGCAAAAGAATTTATAGAAGAAAAGGCTGATGAAAAAGACATAGATTTATTTTTAAAAACAAAATTAAAGAATCATCTGGGGCATGAAAGTTTTGAATTAAAACCGAAAGATGTTGTTTTATATGGTTTTGGCCGAATTGGAAGAATTGCTGCCAGAATATTAATTGGAAATGCCGGCAAAGGTGAACAGCTCAGACTGAGAGCAATCGTAACCCGCACCAATAGCGATGAAGATATTATTAAAAGAGCCTCCCTTTTGAGAAAAGACTCCATACACGGCAAATTTGGAGGCACTATCATTGAAGACCTGGAAAATAAAGCCCTAATCATCAATGGTCATATCGTAAAAATGATTGCTGCAAACAGTCCGGCAGAGATAAACTACAATGATTACGGCATTAAAAGTGCGCTTTTGATAGATAATACCGGTGTTTGGAGAGACAGGGAAGGATTGTCTGCTCACCTAAAGTCTACCGGCATAGATAAAATTTTATTAACCGCTCCGGGTAAAGGAGATGTACCGAATATCGTACATGGAATCAATCA from the Chitinophagaceae bacterium genome contains:
- a CDS encoding glyceraldehyde-3-phosphate dehydrogenase — its product is MKSSEMPQFEQELQLWINKEKAAIELSNVVGHLWLDKSIELMLFRRPLFDVSITEILNDHLFAKKYVKESNLDVFLTLKLAKALSEIEIAPSRIDIGRLAKEFIEEKADEKDIDLFLKTKLKNHLGHESFELKPKDVVLYGFGRIGRIAARILIGNAGKGEQLRLRAIVTRTNSDEDIIKRASLLRKDSIHGKFGGTIIEDLENKALIINGHIVKMIAANSPAEINYNDYGIKSALLIDNTGVWRDREGLSAHLKSTGIDKILLTAPGKGDVPNIVHGINHQEFDISKERIYSAASCTTNAIVPVLKVTDDAFGIEDGHIETVHAYTNDQNLLDNFHKKFRRGRSAPLNMVITETGAASAVTKILPELDGKLTANAVRVPVPNASLAILHLGFSKKVTVEEVNETLKRAALEGNLAEQIDFSISTEMVSSDIVGNPHALIVDSKATLVSKDGKKAVIYAWYDNEYGYTRQVIRLSKYLSGVRRLRYY